A window of the Brassica oleracea var. oleracea cultivar TO1000 chromosome C1, BOL, whole genome shotgun sequence genome harbors these coding sequences:
- the LOC106323723 gene encoding methyltransferase-like protein 5 gives MKLKQLEGLLGDLQQFSNPKVELEQYPTGPHIASRMLFTAENSYGDITDKVVADFGCGCGTLSAAASLLDAACVIGFDIDPQSLETASLNADELEVEIDFVQCDITKLELKGQIVDTVVMNPPFGTRKKGADMEFLSAAMKVASQAVYSLHKTSTREHIKRAALRDFNAKSAEVICELRYDLPKLYKFHKRKEVDIAVDLWRFEPRQN, from the exons ATGAAGCTGAAGCAATTAGAAGGCTTATTGGGTGATCTTCAACAGTTCTCTAATCCTAAA GTGGAATTGGAGCAGTATCCAACTGGTCCTCACATTGCCTCTCGCATGCTTTTCACT GCAGAGAATTCATATGGAGACATAACTGATAAAGTCGTTGCGGATTTTGGCTGTGGCTGTGGTACTTTAAGTGCTGCTGCTTCTCTTCTAGATGCAGC CTGTGTGATTGGATTCGATATAGATCCTCAATCTCTTGAAACAGCATCACTAAATGCAGATGAACTTGAG GTGGAGATAGATTTCGTTCAGTGTGACATTACAAAGTTAGAGTTAAAAG GCCAGATTGTGGATACTGTCGTGATGAATCCTCCCTTTGGGACACGAAAGAAAGGAGCTGACATGGAGTTTCTCTCCGCGGCAATGAAGGTCGCCTCTCAAGCTGTTTACTCTCTGCATAAGACATCTACCAGAGAA CACATTAAAAGGGCAGCGTTGCGTGATTTTAATGCCAAGAGTGCTGAAGTTATATGTGAG CTCCGGTATGACTTGCCGAAACTCTACAAGTTCCACAAGCGAAAAGAAGTCGATATCGCGGTTGATCTCTGGCGTTTTGAGCCTAGACAGAACTAG
- the LOC106300487 gene encoding uncharacterized protein LOC106300487 → MGSSFFGRPKMGGSSSSSPTSSPAKRGKNKNGSDKPKQPQRGLGVAQLEKIRLHSELLCNSFNTYPSYHPSTNNDQEDVRIHAEYSSIPSSTHYGLHPNIMMNASNDQYERTPIRYRDAQPHIATSWNPNYGILESQHFVEPNITKHFLHEDQRNKLGSGIQMNFETSDATEPDLELRLSL, encoded by the exons ATGGGTAGTAGTTTCTTTGGGAGACCAAAAATGGGTGGATCTTCGTCTTCCTCACCAACATCTTCTCCGGCAAAGAGAGGGAAGAACAAGAATGGTTCTGACAAGCCTAAGCAGCCACAGAGAGGTCTCGGGGTAGCGCAGTTAGAGAAGATTAGATTACACAGCGAATTACTCTGCAACAGTTTCAATACTTATCCTTCTTACCATCCCTCAACTAATAATGATCAG GAGGATGTGAGGATTCACGCAGAATATTCATCTATACCATCATCAACTCATTATGGCCTTCATCCAAACATAATG ATGAATGCAAGTAATGATCAATACGAGAGAACACCCATAAGATACAGAGATGCTCAGCCCCACATAGCAACAAG TTGGAACCCCAACTACGGCATCTTGGAGAGCCAACATTTTGTTGAACCTAACATAACCAAACACTTTTTACATGAG GACCAGAGAAATAAATTGGGATCGGGTATCCAGATGAACTTCGAAACAAGTGACGCAACTGAGCCAGATTTAGAGTTGAGATTGTCACTTTGA
- the LOC106297185 gene encoding transcription factor bHLH119-like isoform X2, giving the protein MGEDDIVELLWKSGQVVESSQTQRPPVPPPILRGSGSGGGGGEESAPLPPPPPLHNHQQQPSDDQNLFIGEDEMASWLLHHPLREEDDFHSHLFYSDVVSAVPSTQPQASVSLAPPLPPAAGSAIHTPTAAERPMGQVIAERRAENFLNFSRLRENIHTSGGVEVAAAAPWVPVVVRDLTQVGSSATPSSLAPESCLTPATVTGGVAQTFAVPRAVETVCEIGGPSSSGVPKTETEPATDERKRKEREEAAEDTEETGEEARGSTSRKRSRAAEKHNISERRRREKINEKMKALQELIPRCNKTDKASMLEDAIEYVKSLQMQIQMMSTGMTMMYTPNMPRFMAPSAMGMMGVNRPPFITFPGTAFPRPPAHMSPTV; this is encoded by the exons AT GGGTGAAGATGATATAGTAGAGCTCTTATGGAAGAGCGGCCAAGTTGTTGAAAGCAGCCAGACACAGAGACCACCTGTTCCTCCTCCCATTCTCCGAGGCAGCGGAAGTGGCGGCGGCGGCGGAGAAGAAAGTGCTCCGCTTCCACCGCCTCCGCCTCTCCATAATCACCAACAGCAACCGTCTGATGATCAGAATCTATTCATAGGCGAAGACGAAATGGCGTCTTGGCTTCTCCATCATCCTCTCCGCGAAGAAGATGATTTCCACTCCCATCTTTTCTACTCCGACGTCGTCTCCGCCGTCCCATCTACTCAGCCGCAGGCCTCCGTCTCTCTCGCACCACCCCTACCACCAGCAGCTGGTAGTGCTATTCACACTCCAACGGCGGCGGAGAGACCGATGGGTCAGGTCATCGCCGAGAGAAGGGCTGAGAACTTCTTAAACTTCTCGAGGCTAAGAGAGAACATACATACAAGCGGTGGAGTCGAAGTAGCAGCAGCTGCACCGTGGGTTCCGGTGGTGGTTAGAGATTTGACGCAGGTGGGATCAAGCGCGACACCGTCGTCTTTGGCACCGGAGTCCTGTCTGACACCAGCGACGGTCACTGGCGGAGTCGCGCAGACTTTTGCAGTTCCCAGAGCGGTCGAGACGGTTTGCGAGATCGGCGGACCATCTTCGTCGGGGGTCCCAAAGACGGAAACAGAACCAGCGACGGATGAGAGGAAGCGAAAAGAGAGGGAAGAAGCCGCTGAAGATACCGAG GAAACTGGTGAAGAAGCTCGTGGTTCAACTTCCAGGAAGAGGTCACGCGCTGCGGAAAAGCATAACATCTCCGAAAGG AGACGGAGAGAAAAGATCAACGAGAAGATGAAGGCTCTCCAAGAACTCATTCCTCGCTGCAACAAG ACAGATAAAGCTTCAATGCTCGAGGATGCTATCGAGTACGTTAAGTCGCTTCAGATGCAAATACAG ATGATGTCTACAGGAATGACGATGATGTATACACCAAATATGCCACGTTTCATGGCCCCCTCAGCAATGGGAATGATGGGTGTGAACCGGCCTCCATTTATAACTTTCCCTGGCACAGCTTTTCCTAGGCCGCCGGCTCACATG AGTCCAACAGTCTGA
- the LOC106323732 gene encoding zinc finger HIT domain-containing protein 3 isoform X2, which yields MCPRAAPTCEICEKVVSKYKCPSCLVPYCSLGCFKKHKETPCAKPSAAEEKPASPAKEVSVVETKDVVVKTEHKPGASSAAKEVPVARPITVEEEKYVVEKTQLEAIASSSEIKEALKDEALQKLISTIDSSSNPLQELDEAMGVEAFRVLTEKILSNISKSSDKQ from the exons ATGTGTCCTCGAGCTGCTCCGACATGCGAAATATGCGAGAAAGTTGTATCCAAGTACAAGTGTCCCTCTTGTCTTGTTCCTTA CTGTTCCTTGGGTTGTTTCAAGAAGCACAAAG AGACTCCATGTGCTAAACCTTCTGCAGCCGAGGAGAAGCCAG CTTCTCCAGCAAAGGAAGTCTCGGTAGTGGAAACAAAAGATGTCGTAGTAAAGACAGAGCACAAGCCTGGTG CTTCATCTGCAGCAAAGGAAGTTCCGGTGGCGAGACCAATAACTGTGGAGGAAGAAAAGTATGTTGTAGAGAAGACACAGCTCGAGGCTATCG CTTCTTCTAGTGAAATCAAAGAAGCTCTAAAGGATGAAGCCCTTCAGAAACTCATCTCCACTATCGATAGTTCCTCCAACCCTCTGCAG GAACTGGATGAAGCAATGGGAGTAGAAGCTTTCCGCGTGCTCACAGAAAAG ATTCTATCAAACATTTCCAAGAGTAGTGACAAGCAATGA
- the LOC106323732 gene encoding zinc finger HIT domain-containing protein 3 isoform X1, with the protein MCPRAAPTCEICEKVVSKYKCPSCLVPYCSLGCFKKHKETPCAKPSAAEEKPAASPAKEVSVVETKDVVVKTEHKPGASSAAKEVPVARPITVEEEKYVVEKTQLEAIASSSEIKEALKDEALQKLISTIDSSSNPLQELDEAMGVEAFRVLTEKILSNISKSSDKQ; encoded by the exons ATGTGTCCTCGAGCTGCTCCGACATGCGAAATATGCGAGAAAGTTGTATCCAAGTACAAGTGTCCCTCTTGTCTTGTTCCTTA CTGTTCCTTGGGTTGTTTCAAGAAGCACAAAG AGACTCCATGTGCTAAACCTTCTGCAGCCGAGGAGAAGCCAG CAGCTTCTCCAGCAAAGGAAGTCTCGGTAGTGGAAACAAAAGATGTCGTAGTAAAGACAGAGCACAAGCCTGGTG CTTCATCTGCAGCAAAGGAAGTTCCGGTGGCGAGACCAATAACTGTGGAGGAAGAAAAGTATGTTGTAGAGAAGACACAGCTCGAGGCTATCG CTTCTTCTAGTGAAATCAAAGAAGCTCTAAAGGATGAAGCCCTTCAGAAACTCATCTCCACTATCGATAGTTCCTCCAACCCTCTGCAG GAACTGGATGAAGCAATGGGAGTAGAAGCTTTCCGCGTGCTCACAGAAAAG ATTCTATCAAACATTTCCAAGAGTAGTGACAAGCAATGA
- the LOC106297185 gene encoding transcription factor bHLH119-like isoform X1, translating to MGEDDIVELLWKSGQVVESSQTQRPPVPPPILRGSGSGGGGGEESAPLPPPPPLHNHQQQPSDDQNLFIGEDEMASWLLHHPLREEDDFHSHLFYSDVVSAVPSTQPQASVSLAPPLPPAAGSAIHTPTAAERPMGQVIAERRAENFLNFSRLRENIHTSGGVEVAAAAPWVPVVVRDLTQVGSSATPSSLAPESCLTPATVTGGVAQTFAVPRAVETVCEIGGPSSSGVPKTETEPATDERKRKEREEAAEDTEETGEEARGSTSRKRSRAAEKHNISERRRREKINEKMKALQELIPRCNKTDKASMLEDAIEYVKSLQMQIQMMSTGMTMMYTPNMPRFMAPSAMGMMGVNRPPFITFPGTAFPRPPAHMVGLDPSYPAPPYPIPNTQAFDPSRVQQSDPVQNQPQFPGYLNPYSQFVGLPQMQHPPPPLQNQTTS from the exons AT GGGTGAAGATGATATAGTAGAGCTCTTATGGAAGAGCGGCCAAGTTGTTGAAAGCAGCCAGACACAGAGACCACCTGTTCCTCCTCCCATTCTCCGAGGCAGCGGAAGTGGCGGCGGCGGCGGAGAAGAAAGTGCTCCGCTTCCACCGCCTCCGCCTCTCCATAATCACCAACAGCAACCGTCTGATGATCAGAATCTATTCATAGGCGAAGACGAAATGGCGTCTTGGCTTCTCCATCATCCTCTCCGCGAAGAAGATGATTTCCACTCCCATCTTTTCTACTCCGACGTCGTCTCCGCCGTCCCATCTACTCAGCCGCAGGCCTCCGTCTCTCTCGCACCACCCCTACCACCAGCAGCTGGTAGTGCTATTCACACTCCAACGGCGGCGGAGAGACCGATGGGTCAGGTCATCGCCGAGAGAAGGGCTGAGAACTTCTTAAACTTCTCGAGGCTAAGAGAGAACATACATACAAGCGGTGGAGTCGAAGTAGCAGCAGCTGCACCGTGGGTTCCGGTGGTGGTTAGAGATTTGACGCAGGTGGGATCAAGCGCGACACCGTCGTCTTTGGCACCGGAGTCCTGTCTGACACCAGCGACGGTCACTGGCGGAGTCGCGCAGACTTTTGCAGTTCCCAGAGCGGTCGAGACGGTTTGCGAGATCGGCGGACCATCTTCGTCGGGGGTCCCAAAGACGGAAACAGAACCAGCGACGGATGAGAGGAAGCGAAAAGAGAGGGAAGAAGCCGCTGAAGATACCGAG GAAACTGGTGAAGAAGCTCGTGGTTCAACTTCCAGGAAGAGGTCACGCGCTGCGGAAAAGCATAACATCTCCGAAAGG AGACGGAGAGAAAAGATCAACGAGAAGATGAAGGCTCTCCAAGAACTCATTCCTCGCTGCAACAAG ACAGATAAAGCTTCAATGCTCGAGGATGCTATCGAGTACGTTAAGTCGCTTCAGATGCAAATACAG ATGATGTCTACAGGAATGACGATGATGTATACACCAAATATGCCACGTTTCATGGCCCCCTCAGCAATGGGAATGATGGGTGTGAACCGGCCTCCATTTATAACTTTCCCTGGCACAGCTTTTCCTAGGCCGCCGGCTCACATGGTAGGTCTAGATCCATCTTATCCAGCACCGCCATATCCTATCCCAAACACTCAAGCCTTTGACCCATCCAGAGTCCAACAGTCTGACCCGGTCCAGAACCAGCCTCAGTTTCCGGGTTACTTGAATCCTTATAGCCAGTTTGTTGGTCTCCCACAAATGCAACACCCTCCTCCCCCGTTGCAG AATCAAACAACATCATAG